In Phycisphaerae bacterium, the following proteins share a genomic window:
- the ptsP gene encoding phosphoenolpyruvate--protein phosphotransferase → MPLKRGIGVSSGVVIGDALVLDTEESRVPKRIVPPDAIQSEIALVDRAFEAARVEVSAERTRFAERAGNELADIFGFHERWLADPKPRREISLLIESKQYSAPYAISIFMRRYRRRFQEMGSPFLQERAKDVQDIERRLLFHVGGETRQDIQSLEEPVVIIAHDLTPSQLVELERSKRLLGFATDAGGTTSHTAIIAAGLGIPAVVGLEDITAHVSSGDTVVVDGLHGVVVINPDTAQREGYAAEAIHLNEVRATLGELRDLRAETKDGIQVELLGNIEFPLEIEDCIRNGATGIGLYRTEFLFMDENQLPSEEEQYEAYRAAVESLGNRPLVIRTMDLGGDKCHRAGGWELEKNPFLGLRSIRYSLQNLSMFRAQLRAIVRASAYGDVRVMFPLISRIMELRQAKFVLSLVTEELEEEGYEYRSNIPVGVMVETPAAAICARELARECDFMSIGTNDLIQYTLAVDRGNERVAQLYTPADPSVLRLVRRVVRDADRAGTQVSLCGEMAGDPLFTILLLGMGLRTFSMAAGNIPRVKKIIRSVTLSDAIRVRRRVMTFETEREVLNYLRDETRRVWGDI, encoded by the coding sequence ATGCCGCTGAAACGGGGAATCGGCGTTTCCTCGGGGGTGGTAATCGGTGATGCACTCGTTCTGGATACGGAAGAGTCGCGCGTTCCGAAGCGCATTGTCCCACCCGATGCCATCCAAAGTGAAATCGCGCTCGTCGATCGCGCGTTTGAAGCCGCCCGCGTAGAGGTCTCGGCCGAACGGACGCGGTTCGCGGAGCGTGCCGGCAACGAACTCGCGGATATCTTCGGATTTCACGAACGCTGGCTGGCCGACCCGAAACCCCGGCGGGAAATTTCCCTCCTGATCGAGTCGAAGCAATACAGCGCGCCTTACGCCATCAGCATTTTCATGCGGCGATATCGTCGGCGCTTTCAGGAAATGGGCAGTCCCTTCCTGCAAGAGCGGGCCAAGGATGTCCAGGACATTGAACGGCGACTGCTTTTTCACGTCGGCGGCGAAACACGCCAGGATATCCAGTCGCTGGAAGAACCGGTCGTCATCATCGCTCATGATCTCACTCCGTCCCAACTGGTCGAGTTGGAGCGGTCGAAGCGCCTACTCGGATTCGCAACTGATGCGGGCGGCACGACATCGCACACCGCCATCATAGCAGCCGGTCTCGGAATTCCTGCGGTAGTCGGTCTCGAAGACATCACGGCGCACGTCTCGAGCGGCGATACAGTCGTGGTGGACGGTCTGCATGGCGTTGTCGTCATCAATCCCGATACGGCACAGCGTGAAGGCTATGCCGCCGAAGCAATCCATCTGAACGAGGTGCGCGCCACGCTCGGGGAACTCCGGGATCTTCGAGCTGAAACGAAGGACGGAATACAGGTCGAACTGCTTGGTAACATTGAATTCCCGCTTGAGATTGAAGACTGCATCAGGAATGGCGCGACCGGGATCGGGCTTTACCGCACCGAGTTTCTCTTCATGGACGAGAATCAGTTGCCCTCGGAGGAGGAGCAGTACGAGGCGTATCGTGCCGCGGTGGAGAGTCTCGGCAATCGCCCGCTTGTGATCCGGACAATGGACCTCGGCGGTGACAAGTGTCATCGCGCCGGTGGCTGGGAACTCGAGAAGAATCCATTTCTCGGCCTTCGATCGATTCGCTATTCGTTGCAGAATCTGTCGATGTTCCGGGCACAGTTACGGGCGATCGTGCGAGCCAGCGCATATGGCGATGTCCGCGTCATGTTCCCGCTGATTTCCCGAATCATGGAATTGCGCCAGGCGAAGTTCGTGCTCAGTCTCGTGACTGAGGAGCTTGAGGAAGAGGGTTATGAGTATCGCAGCAACATTCCGGTTGGCGTCATGGTAGAGACGCCCGCAGCCGCGATCTGCGCGAGAGAGCTTGCCCGCGAATGTGATTTCATGAGCATCGGCACCAACGATCTCATTCAGTACACTTTGGCGGTCGATCGCGGCAATGAGCGAGTGGCACAGCTATACACACCGGCCGATCCGTCGGTGCTGCGGCTGGTTCGAAGAGTCGTTCGCGATGCGGACCGGGCGGGAACCCAGGTCAGTCTTTGTGGGGAGATGGCGGGCGATCCGTTGTTTACTATCCTATTGCTAGGCATGGGGTTAAGAACGTTTTCAATGGCCGCCGGAAACATTCCTCGCGTAAAGAAGATCATCCGAAGCGTGACGCTGTCCGATGCAATTCGGGTCCGTCGCCGGGTGATGACCTTTGAAACCGAGCGAGAGGTGCTAAACTACCTTCGTGACGAGACCCGACGGGTCTGGGGCGATATTTGA
- a CDS encoding HPr family phosphocarrier protein, producing the protein MQENPQRAERVVVISNVQGLHARPAMRFVDTASRFQSSVRVLKDSLAVDGKSPMEMMLLEAVKGTKLTLVAEGDDCGEAVEALARLVDSRFGEE; encoded by the coding sequence ATGCAAGAGAATCCGCAAAGAGCCGAGCGGGTGGTGGTGATCTCGAACGTGCAGGGCTTGCATGCGCGGCCGGCAATGCGGTTCGTGGACACGGCGTCGCGTTTTCAGAGTTCGGTCCGGGTGTTGAAAGACTCGTTGGCCGTGGACGGCAAGAGTCCAATGGAAATGATGCTGCTCGAGGCCGTCAAGGGCACGAAGCTGACGCTGGTGGCCGAGGGCGACGATTGCGGGGAGGCGGTCGAGGCGCTGGCCCGATTGGTCGATTCGCGCTTCGGCGAGGAATGA
- a CDS encoding PTS sugar transporter subunit IIA encodes MKLCDFVVMGAINANVQATDRNGVIRSLVESLAEAGALDKDDVDAIAKAAIQRENQGSTGFGKGVAVPHVKHVKVPRIMAAIGRSATGVDFAALDRAPVYTIVLLLSPPDSPDGHLQAMENIFRHLQRDNFRKFLRQAETREAIIDLLKEADESSGA; translated from the coding sequence ATGAAGCTCTGCGATTTCGTCGTAATGGGCGCCATCAATGCGAACGTGCAGGCCACCGACCGAAACGGCGTGATTCGGTCGTTGGTCGAGTCACTTGCTGAGGCCGGCGCCTTGGACAAGGACGACGTTGACGCCATCGCCAAGGCCGCGATTCAGCGTGAGAATCAGGGAAGCACCGGATTCGGCAAGGGCGTCGCGGTGCCACATGTCAAGCACGTGAAGGTTCCGCGAATCATGGCGGCGATCGGACGCAGTGCGACGGGTGTCGATTTTGCGGCGCTGGATCGTGCTCCGGTTTATACTATTGTGCTACTTCTTTCTCCGCCGGATTCTCCGGACGGGCACCTTCAGGCCATGGAAAATATTTTCCGGCATCTCCAACGAGACAATTTTCGAAAATTCCTTCGCCAGGCGGAAACTCGCGAGGCGATCATTGATCTTTTGAAGGAAGCGGACGAATCGAGCGGTGCCTGA
- the raiA gene encoding ribosome-associated translation inhibitor RaiA: MQITVSGRHFDVSEKLRNYSVEKTSRLERFYDRAQSADIVFDKEALTHRCEIIVKADHHMTFVAKENHEDPYAALDATVKDLERQLNKHKEKFRNRKHPEGLGQ; this comes from the coding sequence ATGCAGATCACGGTCAGCGGTCGGCACTTTGACGTGAGCGAGAAACTCCGGAATTATTCAGTCGAAAAGACGTCGCGCTTGGAACGGTTTTATGACCGTGCGCAGTCAGCGGACATCGTTTTCGACAAGGAAGCGCTGACGCATCGGTGTGAAATCATCGTCAAGGCGGATCATCATATGACCTTTGTCGCGAAGGAAAATCATGAAGATCCGTATGCGGCGCTGGATGCGACGGTGAAGGACCTTGAGCGGCAGCTAAACAAGCACAAAGAGAAATTCCGAAATCGAAAGCACCCGGAAGGCTTGGGCCAATGA
- a CDS encoding ComF family protein has translation MISRFAGRTARFRSAVHTLGARLSDVILPRLCAACDDVIGHEGDQLCAQCWSNLASNVAVVACSKCGQESGPHLLVDGICRDCREPRSRRVRVAGFIRVGRYEGVLRELILRFKTRFTLDHLLGRLLAESIRASDIATSVDFWTPIPSHWRRRLSRGFHPVGLLASHALRQIGMRPKRVLRAVRHVAEFHSQPMVSYAGRAELIRGAFDVVDPASIKGRTVGVIDDVYTTGATVDEAVRALRRAEAEKIVVAVLARAGRA, from the coding sequence ATGATCAGTCGCTTCGCAGGTCGCACCGCTCGGTTCAGATCGGCTGTTCATACCCTCGGCGCACGCCTGTCGGATGTCATTCTGCCTCGCCTCTGCGCGGCCTGCGATGATGTGATCGGCCACGAAGGCGATCAACTTTGCGCCCAATGCTGGTCGAATCTCGCGAGCAATGTCGCCGTGGTCGCCTGTTCGAAGTGCGGGCAGGAGTCCGGACCTCATCTTCTCGTCGACGGCATCTGTCGCGACTGTCGGGAGCCTCGATCCCGGCGGGTTCGTGTGGCGGGGTTCATTCGCGTCGGAAGATACGAGGGCGTGCTGCGCGAACTGATTCTTCGATTCAAGACACGCTTTACATTGGATCATCTGTTGGGCAGACTGCTTGCAGAATCAATCCGCGCGTCTGATATCGCGACGTCGGTCGATTTCTGGACGCCGATCCCATCACATTGGCGCCGTCGATTGAGTCGGGGTTTTCATCCCGTCGGGCTGTTGGCATCGCATGCGTTACGTCAAATCGGAATGCGCCCGAAGCGCGTGCTGCGGGCGGTTCGGCATGTGGCGGAGTTTCATTCTCAGCCCATGGTTAGCTATGCGGGTCGGGCCGAGCTGATCCGCGGTGCGTTCGATGTCGTTGATCCCGCGAGCATCAAAGGCAGGACAGTCGGGGTGATTGACGATGTCTACACGACTGGGGCGACGGTCGATGAGGCGGTGCGGGCCCTGCGCCGCGCCGAAGCCGAAAAGATCGTTGTTGCGGTGCTTGCCCGAGCCGGGCGAGCTTGA